One region of Musa acuminata AAA Group cultivar baxijiao unplaced genomic scaffold, Cavendish_Baxijiao_AAA HiC_scaffold_1110, whole genome shotgun sequence genomic DNA includes:
- the LOC135666575 gene encoding amino acid transporter AVT6A-like, translating to MTIGNFSPVGNNGQRRGKRILEEEAPLLPSKQEETGESDEFNGASFAGAVFNLSTTIVGAGIMSLPATMKVLGLVPGILLIIFFAFFTEASIDMLTRFSRAGKTVSYGGVMGDAFGRTGKVLTQLCIIVNNVGVLIVYMIIIGDVLSGTSSGGNHHFGVLEGWFGQHWWTGRFFILLVSMLAVFAPLACFKRVDSLRFTSAVSVALAVVFVIITAGIAIVKLLAGSIAMPKLFPNIPDLASVWNFFTVVPVIVTAYICHYNVHPIENELEDPSQIKPVVRTSLALCSTVYLTTSFFGFLLFGEATLDDVLANFDSNLGIPYSSVLNDAVRVSYAVHLMLVFPMIFHALRLNVDGLLFPSARPLSSDNQRFAIITAVLLSVVFLAANFIPSIWDAFQFTGATAAVCIGFIFPAAITLRDPHGIATKWDKIVAIFMISLAVLSNVIAIYSDAYALFNESKASPQS from the exons AGGATCCTCGAAGAGGAGGCTCCCCTGTTACCAAGCAAGCAGGAGGAAACTGGGGAGTCTGATGAGTTCAATGGAGCTTCCTTTGCTGGGGCTGTCTTTAACCTGTCTACTACCATAGTTGGAGCCGGGATTATGTCCCTGCCCGCCACCATGAAAGTCCTGGGGCTGGTTCCTGGGATCCTCCTTATCATATTCTTTGCTTTCTTCACGGAGGCATCGATCGACATGTTGACCAGGTTCAGCCGAGCTGGAAAAACAGTTTCATATGGAGGAGTTATGGGAGATGCATTTGGAAGGACCGGCAAGGTGCTGACTCAGTTATGTATTATCGTGAACAATGTCGGCGTGTTGATTGTATACATGATTATTATCG GTGATGTGCTTTCTGGAACATCTTCTGGTGGCAACCACCACTTTGGTGTGTTGGAAGGATGGTTTGGACAACACTGGTGGACTGGCCGGTTTTTCATTCTTCTGGTTTCTATGCTGGcagtgtttgctcctttggcatgCTTCAAGCGTGTGG ATTCACTGAGGTTCACATCTGCCGTATCAGTTGCCCTTGCAGTTGTATTTGTCATAATTACAGCAGGAATTGCTATTGTGAAATTGTTGGCTGGAAGCATTGCAATGCCCAAGTTGTTTCCAAATATCCCGGATTTGGCATCTGTCTGGAACTTCTTCACAGTTGTCCCAGTTATTGTGACTGCTTATATCTGCCATTACAATG TTCACCCTATAGAAAACGAACTTGAGGATCCTTCCCAGATAAAGCCCGTGGTGCGGACATCACTAGCACTTTGTTCCACAGTCTACTTAACCACGAGCTTCTTTGGTTTTCTACTCTTTGGTGAAGCCACACTTGATGACGTGCTGGCCAACTTTGACTCCAATCTCGGTATTCCATACAGCTCTGTCCTCAATGATGCGGTCAGAGTTAGCTATGCTGTGCACCTCATGCTTGTGTTCCCTATGATCTTCCATGCCCTCCGTCTCAATGTGGATGGCCTACTTTTTCCATCAGCCAGGCCTTTGTCTTCTGACAATCAGAGATTTGCTATAATTACGGCGGTGCTTCTGTCAGTTGTTTTCTTGGCTGCAAATTTTATTCCCAGCATATGGGATGCCTTTCAATTTACCGGTGCAACTGCCGCAGTTTGTATTGGGTTCATTTTTCCTGCTGCCATTACTCTCAG GGACCCTCATGGCATCGCAACAAAGTGGGATAAGATCGTGGCCATCTTCATGATCAGCCTTGCAGTACTGTCGAATGTCATTGCTATATACAGCGATGCATATGCTCTCTTTAATGAGAGCAAAGCCTCCCCACAGTCCTGA